ATTGTTGCCTTCCAAAGCCGAAATTGGCACGACTTCTTCAAAATCGAATTTTTCATTGTAGGACTCGATCAGTGCCAATAATTGATCAGGATGAATCAGGTCAATCTTATTGATGACAAGGAAAACAGGTGTCTTTACATTTTGCAGTTTCTCAATGATAAATTCTTCCCCGCGCCCATATCCTTCCTGCGCATTGACCATGAACAAAACGAGATCGACTTCTTTTAACGTATTTTGCGCTACCTTCATCATGAAATCCCCGAGACGGTGCTTGGGTTTATGAATTCCTGGAGTGTCGATGAAGATCAACTGAGAATCCTCAAGGGTCAAAACTCCCTGAACCTTATTCCTTGTCGTTTGCGGCTTATCGCTCATGATTGCAATTTTTTGCCCGATTACACGGTTAAGAAAGGTTGACTTTCCTACATTAGGTCTTCCGATTATTGATATGAATCCTGATTTGTGCTGTTTGTTGTTGAGATCCTGGTTATTTGAGTTCATTCCTGTAATTCCCTTCTCCACTTTATTTTAACTTATTTTCAGTGTCATTTCATTGTTTGTAGCAAAAATGAAATATTAAATTTTTAAATTTTCTAAAAACATACAAGCACTGTTTCTACACTGTGATGATATTTTACTTAAGTTTCTTCCTGTTTTCAAATCGGGTCAAACATGTATGGAGGTTTTAACTCTTGTCCTTTCCATTATGTGACCTATATCAGTCAGGAGTTTTACAAAAAGGCTGTTCGAAAAGATTGTTGTTCACGTGATAAAAGCCATTTTGCAGGCCGGTAGTAAGTTGGCAAGCCCTTTTCTCATAATAAGCGTTAATGTTGTGAAGAAACTTAGTTAATCCCATCCTTTTTTGCAGTCAATAGCAACAAAGTTTGAGAAAAGAGCCTACAAAAAAGAAAAGTTGCCCATTCAGGACAACTAACTCAACCAGGCTGAAATTTTTGGCAGAAATATAATCATACCGATGATGACACTGGCGATTGCAAAAACAAGGACCGCACCGGCAGCTATATCTTTCGCCTGTTTTGCTAGAGGGTGGAACTCCTCTGTATACATATCAACCGTTCTTTCAATTGCTGTATTCATCATTTCCATCGAAATCATTCCGCCAATACACAGAATGATTGCAATCCATTCGAATTTGTTAATTGAAAAAAAGAATCCGGATATGATGACTATAACAGAAATTGCAGCGTGGATTTGCACATTTCTTTCCCTGGCTGCAGCTGTGGCGATTCCTTCGAAACCAAATTTGAAGGAGGAAGCTAAGGGGTGCTTCCTCCGATTATCAGCGTCCAAGGCCATATCCTTCAAGTATATCCTTTTGCCTGTCAAACATTTTCTTTTCATCCTGTTCATTCATATGATCATAGCCTAATAAATGCAGGAATCCATGGACCGCTAGAAACCCCAGTTCCCTCATGAAGGAATGGTTATATTCCTCTGCCTGCTCCCTGGCCTTTGGAATGGAAATGATGATATCGCCAAGCACACGAGGAATTTCCTCCCCGATGATTTCGATTTCACCTTCTCCAATTTCCTCCATGGCAAAGGAGATGACATCCGTCGAACGATCTTTATCACGATATTCCCGGTTGATTTCCTGAATTCGTTCATTTGATACAAATGTCACAGAAAGCTCGCTTCCTCCCTGGACATTCTCATTTACAGCAGCATAATTCAAAAGCTTTTCAATTTCTTCTGCTTCTTCTTTTGATAATTCATTTGTTTCATCCAAAAAGTCGATTTCTAAATTCATGCCTGCTTCACCTTCTGTTTATTCATTTCTGGATACTCGATTCTGGAATGGAATATCCCCTTTAATGTTTCGCAAAGAGTATCAGCAACCGTGTCGAGCTCTTTAAGAGTAATGTCACACTCACTTAGCTGCCCGTCTTGAAGACGGTCCCTGATAATATTATCAACCAATGTTTCAATTTGCTCATGTGTAGGGTGGTTCATCGAACGTACGGCTGCCTCAACGCTGTCTGCAATCCCGATAACCGCAGACTCTTTTGTTTGAGGCTTTGGTCCTGGATAGCGGAAATCCTCCTCTGCTACCTCATGGCCATTTTGTTTGGCTTTATAATAAAAGAATTTCAGTAAAGTGGTACCATGGTGCTGCTCGGCGATATCAATGATTTCCTTAGGCATCCGATGTTTTCTCAGCATATCCGCTCCATCTGCAGCATGGGCGATGATGATATTTTTACTTGTCAAAGCCGGCAATTTATCATGAGGATTATCCATATTAATTTGATTCTCGATAAAAAATTGCGGGCGTTTTGTCTTCCCGATGTCATGATAATAGCATCCAACCCTGGCTAAAAGTCCATTCGCCCCTATTGCCTCACATGCTGCTTCTGATAAATTAGCTACCATGACACTATGGTGATATGTTCCTGGAGCTTCAGTAAGGATCTTTCTTAAAAGCGGATGGTTCGGATTGGAAAGTTCAATCAGCCTTAGAGTTGAAAGAATGCCAAATCCTGCTTCAAAAAATGGCAGTAAGCCAATCGTCAATACAGCAGAAACTATTCCGGATACGAATGCGGCAGTAATATAAAACCCGTATTCTAAACCAGAATATTGGCTATTCCTAAGGAACAGGACCGAAAGGATGACAATCAAATTGGCCACCGATACAAATAAACCTGCCTGAAGGATTTTTGATCTTCGATTCTGTTTTTGCAAAAACAGGATAGCAGCCAGACCGCTCATCAAAATATAAATTCCAAGCGAGACATTCAGTGTTCCAGTTATGCCTTCATTAAAAATAATGCTGCCAGTGACCGCAAGGATGGCCACCTGCAATAAGGCAAGCCTTTCATTAATCAGAATCTTAATCAACATTGCTCCCATTGCTGCAGGGAATATATAGCCAATTTCCGAATACTCGAATTCGTCGAACAGACTGACCAGCTTCATCAATAAAATCGAAGTGATAAAAATAATGCTGAATATCAAAAGGTTCTTTTGTTTTTTATCAGCGTTCTCCATTTCGTTAAAAACGACATATAGGCCAAACAGGATCAATGCCACAATCATTGCCAGCCCGATGAATGGCTTAAAGGAATTTTCACTTTCCAATAGCCCGACAAGCTGTAGTTTTTTATAGATATCCCTGCTGATCAACTGTCCTTCATCCACTATTATTTGCCCTTCGAGAATCCTTACTGGTTCAACACTGTCCATTGCCTGCTGACGCAAGTCTTCAGTAGCTTCGGGATCGTAGAATTCATTCTGGACCACGGCATAACGGCCGATTTCTATGACCGCCCTTTTTAAACTGCCGCTTAAACTGGTATACTTTAATTCTTCCTCTACATTTAATTTCGCATTCTCCACTTCATCTGCGGGAACACTGTGCTTCATCGTATTATTTATCGCTGTGACAGTAAGGTCCCTGGCTGTTTGCAAATCTCCATTCGGAGCTTGCAGCAAGGCTATAAAAACCTCATCAGAAAGACTCTTCGTCTCACTATCGGTCAATTTCGTTTTTAACTTTGCCAGTTTCTCCTC
The nucleotide sequence above comes from Mesobacillus jeotgali. Encoded proteins:
- the era gene encoding GTPase Era, which produces MNSNNQDLNNKQHKSGFISIIGRPNVGKSTFLNRVIGQKIAIMSDKPQTTRNKVQGVLTLEDSQLIFIDTPGIHKPKHRLGDFMMKVAQNTLKEVDLVLFMVNAQEGYGRGEEFIIEKLQNVKTPVFLVINKIDLIHPDQLLALIESYNEKFDFEEVVPISALEGNNIERLLEQIKEKMPEGPQFYPADQVTDHPERFIVSELIREKALHLTREEIPHSLAVVIEKMERQPEKEMVHVMATIIVERDSQKGIIIGKQGSMLKEIGKRARHDIENLLGSKVFLELWVKVQKDWRNKATQLRDFGFREDEY
- a CDS encoding diacylglycerol kinase family protein; translation: MALDADNRRKHPLASSFKFGFEGIATAAARERNVQIHAAISVIVIISGFFFSINKFEWIAIILCIGGMISMEMMNTAIERTVDMYTEEFHPLAKQAKDIAAGAVLVFAIASVIIGMIIFLPKISAWLS
- the ybeY gene encoding rRNA maturation RNase YbeY, which encodes MNLEIDFLDETNELSKEEAEEIEKLLNYAAVNENVQGGSELSVTFVSNERIQEINREYRDKDRSTDVISFAMEEIGEGEIEIIGEEIPRVLGDIIISIPKAREQAEEYNHSFMRELGFLAVHGFLHLLGYDHMNEQDEKKMFDRQKDILEGYGLGR
- a CDS encoding HD family phosphohydrolase, yielding MEKLQVQLTAILNLLNIKIFRVLLFFLIGIVMYSAMYSNVKPEKLDLKLFSVAEQTIRSPITIEDKESTEANRREAVEQVKDVYRVKREYTQNRVDLVTSIFGSVSEVNAEAQEEIEQQKKTAAEGDEEAVSSPDGLTIEEKLAKLKTKLTDSETKSLSDEVFIALLQAPNGDLQTARDLTVTAINNTMKHSVPADEVENAKLNVEEELKYTSLSGSLKRAVIEIGRYAVVQNEFYDPEATEDLRQQAMDSVEPVRILEGQIIVDEGQLISRDIYKKLQLVGLLESENSFKPFIGLAMIVALILFGLYVVFNEMENADKKQKNLLIFSIIFITSILLMKLVSLFDEFEYSEIGYIFPAAMGAMLIKILINERLALLQVAILAVTGSIIFNEGITGTLNVSLGIYILMSGLAAILFLQKQNRRSKILQAGLFVSVANLIVILSVLFLRNSQYSGLEYGFYITAAFVSGIVSAVLTIGLLPFFEAGFGILSTLRLIELSNPNHPLLRKILTEAPGTYHHSVMVANLSEAACEAIGANGLLARVGCYYHDIGKTKRPQFFIENQINMDNPHDKLPALTSKNIIIAHAADGADMLRKHRMPKEIIDIAEQHHGTTLLKFFYYKAKQNGHEVAEEDFRYPGPKPQTKESAVIGIADSVEAAVRSMNHPTHEQIETLVDNIIRDRLQDGQLSECDITLKELDTVADTLCETLKGIFHSRIEYPEMNKQKVKQA